One window of Deltaproteobacteria bacterium PRO3 genomic DNA carries:
- a CDS encoding sigma-70 family RNA polymerase sigma factor codes for MSPQPAVAELYPKIERFVARRVRHPEDREDLVQEIFLKMKESLDQLRDEERLLPWLYRSAYHRVVDYYRARGKPPPPPEAEGDAEEEGNRNAEVAGWLRPFVDSLGPEDREILVAIEFEGRTQKEAAAALGLSLAAAKSRHRRAKQRLQAALRACCEFHLDRRRNITDIRAKGESCACGDKPS; via the coding sequence ATGAGTCCGCAACCTGCTGTCGCTGAGCTCTACCCGAAGATCGAGCGCTTCGTCGCCCGGCGGGTGCGCCATCCCGAGGACCGCGAGGACCTGGTCCAGGAAATCTTCCTTAAGATGAAGGAGAGCCTGGACCAGTTGCGGGACGAGGAACGCCTGCTCCCCTGGCTCTACCGCAGCGCCTACCATCGCGTCGTGGACTACTATCGCGCCCGCGGCAAGCCCCCTCCCCCGCCGGAGGCGGAGGGGGACGCGGAGGAGGAGGGCAACCGCAACGCGGAGGTCGCCGGCTGGCTGCGTCCCTTCGTGGACAGCCTGGGTCCGGAGGACCGCGAGATCCTGGTGGCGATCGAGTTCGAGGGCCGCACCCAGAAGGAGGCGGCCGCGGCCCTGGGCCTCTCGCTCGCCGCCGCGAAGTCCCGTCACCGCCGCGCCAAGCAGCGCCTGCAGGCGGCGCTTCGCGCCTGCTGCGAATTTCACTTGGATCGGCGCCGCAACATCACCGATATTCGGGCCAAGGGCGAGTCCTGCGCCTGCGGCGACAAGCCCTCGTGA
- a CDS encoding glyoxalase/bleomycin resistance/dioxygenase family protein gives MKTFKTEKRIHMGLTTRHFDESLAFYRTLFAAEPVKLKPGYAKFELEEPPVNFTLTRREGEGPALSHLGIQVKSREAVTAQERRLQQSGLKTRAERDRTCCYALQDKVWVKDPDGNPWETFVFLEDREAANESATCCR, from the coding sequence ATGAAAACCTTCAAGACCGAAAAACGCATCCACATGGGCCTCACGACCCGTCATTTCGACGAGAGCCTGGCCTTCTACCGGACCCTGTTCGCGGCGGAACCCGTGAAACTGAAGCCGGGCTATGCTAAGTTCGAGCTGGAAGAGCCGCCGGTCAACTTCACCCTGACCCGGCGGGAGGGCGAGGGCCCGGCCTTGAGCCACCTGGGCATCCAGGTGAAGTCGCGGGAGGCCGTCACGGCCCAGGAGCGGCGCCTGCAGCAATCCGGGCTGAAGACCCGCGCCGAGCGCGACAGAACCTGCTGCTACGCCCTCCAAGACAAGGTCTGGGTGAAGGACCCGGACGGAAACCCCTGGGAGACTTTCGTCTTCCTGGAAGATCGCGAGGCCGCGAATGAGTCCGCAACCTGCTGTCGCTGA
- a CDS encoding NAD-dependent succinate-semialdehyde dehydrogenase has translation MPLVSLNPATDEVLREYPELSEAELDAAVRGAAAAFRVWRGRPFAERARALLAVKEALLARREELARLMALEMGKPLAQGRAELDKCAAGCEFYAAQAEAFLRPEPAPTEAAKSYVAFEPLGPVLAIMPWNFPFWQVFRFAAPALMAGNAALLKHASNVSGCALAIESLFREAGLPEGLFRSLLISSGRVAGLIARPEIRAVTLTGSGRAGAEVAAQAGRFLKKTVLELGGSDPYLVLADADLELAARVSAQSRLINAGQSCIAAKRFIVVEEVRRDFEQLFVAAMREAVVGDPLLETTQVGPLARRDLRDELQRQVEASLAKGARLLLGGTIPGGPGAFYPPTVLSQVGPGMAAFDEETFGPVAAIVPARDEEEAIELANATSFGLGSCVFTQDLARGERIARERLEAGSCFVNALVKSDNRLPFGGVKASGYGRELSAFGIREFVNVKTVYVMS, from the coding sequence ATGCCCCTCGTTTCCCTCAATCCCGCCACCGACGAAGTCTTGCGCGAATACCCCGAGCTCTCCGAGGCCGAGCTTGACGCGGCCGTCCGGGGCGCCGCGGCGGCCTTTCGGGTCTGGCGCGGGCGGCCCTTCGCCGAGCGGGCGCGGGCCCTCCTGGCCGTGAAAGAGGCCTTGCTGGCCCGGCGGGAGGAATTGGCGCGGCTCATGGCCCTCGAGATGGGCAAGCCCCTGGCCCAGGGCCGCGCCGAGCTCGACAAGTGCGCGGCGGGCTGCGAGTTCTACGCGGCGCAGGCCGAGGCCTTCCTCCGCCCCGAGCCGGCCCCCACCGAGGCGGCGAAGAGCTATGTCGCCTTCGAGCCCCTGGGCCCCGTCCTGGCGATCATGCCCTGGAATTTTCCCTTCTGGCAGGTCTTTCGCTTCGCGGCCCCCGCCCTGATGGCGGGTAACGCCGCGCTCTTGAAGCACGCCTCCAACGTCTCGGGCTGCGCGCTGGCGATCGAATCGCTGTTCCGCGAGGCCGGGCTGCCCGAGGGGCTGTTCCGCAGCCTGCTGATTTCCAGCGGCCGGGTGGCGGGGCTGATCGCGCGGCCGGAAATTAGGGCCGTGACCCTGACCGGCAGCGGCCGCGCCGGCGCGGAGGTCGCCGCCCAAGCGGGGCGCTTTTTGAAAAAGACGGTCCTCGAGCTGGGCGGCTCGGATCCCTACCTCGTTCTGGCCGACGCCGACCTCGAGCTCGCGGCCCGCGTCTCGGCCCAGTCGCGTCTGATCAACGCCGGACAGAGCTGCATCGCCGCCAAGCGCTTCATTGTGGTTGAGGAGGTCCGAAGGGATTTCGAACAGCTGTTCGTCGCGGCCATGCGGGAGGCCGTCGTCGGTGATCCCCTTCTCGAGACGACGCAGGTCGGTCCGCTCGCGCGCCGGGACCTTCGCGACGAATTGCAGCGCCAAGTGGAAGCCAGCCTCGCCAAGGGCGCCAGGCTGTTGCTGGGCGGAACGATTCCCGGCGGACCGGGCGCCTTTTACCCGCCGACGGTCTTGTCGCAGGTGGGTCCCGGCATGGCCGCCTTCGACGAGGAGACCTTCGGCCCGGTCGCGGCGATCGTCCCGGCCCGCGACGAGGAGGAGGCGATCGAGCTGGCCAACGCCACGAGCTTCGGGCTGGGCTCCTGCGTCTTCACCCAAGACCTCGCCCGGGGCGAGCGCATCGCGCGGGAGCGCCTGGAGGCGGGGTCCTGCTTTGTCAACGCCTTGGTAAAATCCGACAACCGCCTGCCCTTCGGCGGGGTGAAGGCCTCGGGCTACGGCCGGGAGCTCTCGGCCTTCGGGATCCGGGAGTTCGTCAACGTCAAGACGGTTTATGTGATGTCTTGA